In Dasypus novemcinctus isolate mDasNov1 chromosome 8, mDasNov1.1.hap2, whole genome shotgun sequence, the genomic stretch cggggccagccggGAGCGGACCAGCAGGCGGGTCGGTGGGGCGGGGCCAGCCGGCGGGGGAGGGGCAGTGGGCGGGACCAGCAGCTGGGGCGGGGCCAGCGGGGCGGAGGGGGGCCAGCTGGTGGGCGGGGCCAGCCGGGAGCGGACCAGCAGGCGGGTCGGTGGGGCGGGGCcagccggcgggggcggggcagtGGGCGGGACCAGCCGCTGGGGCGGGGCCAGCGGGGCGGAGGGGCGGGGGCCAGCTGGTGGGCGGGGCCAGCCGGGAGCGGATCAGCAGGCGGGCCGGTGGGGCGGGGCcagccggcgggggcggggcagtGGGCGGGACCAGCCGCTGGGGCGGGGCCAGCGGGGCGGAGGGGCGGGGGCCAGCTGGTGGGCGGGGCCAGCCGGGAGCGGATCAGCAGGCGGGTCGGTGGGGCGGGGCCAGCAGGACGGGGCcagccggcgggggcggggcctgcgggggtGAGGACGGGCCTTGCAGCGGGGCAGGGCCAGTCGCCGGGGGCGGGTCAGTGGGCGGGCCCAGTcaccgggggcggggccggggtctGCGGGGGCGAGGACCGGCCATGCAGCGGGGGCAGGGGCCAGCCCGCGGGGATCCCGGCCGAGGCCACGCACCGAGATccggggcggcgcgggggaggCGGGCGCCTGCGGGGCCGCATAGTCGGCCTTCTGGGCCAGGCGGATCTGTCGCTGCAGCCTGCGGGGGACAGAGCCTGTGGCCTCCGCGCGCGGTCCCTGCCCGcccggcccgcgccgcccgcctCCGCCGCGCTCACCTGCACCAGCAGAGGGCGGCCACGGCGAGGGCGGCCGCACCGGCCACGGAGCAGGCGGCGATCAGCACTGCGGGGGAGGCTGCCGTGAGGACCCGCCCCCCGGGCGCATCCCCAGCCGCCCTGCCGCCCCACACCCCGACCTACCGAGGGCCAGGCCTTCGCCGCGCGCGCCTCGGGGCTCCAGCGGGGACATCTGCACAGGCCTGGACGACATGGGGGAGCCCAAGGAGGCGCGGGGCGTGGGTGCGGGGGCTcccggaggggaggggaggcccaCGTCGGGCCCATGGGTGGCTGCGGCAGAGCGAGGGCAGGTTAGTACAGAAGACCCGAGCTGGGGTGGGCCAAAGCTGAGGGGtgctgtggggggcaggggcctCACCAGGCTCCGGAAGCCGCTGCCGTGGGGTCCCTGAGCGTCTGGCCTCCTGCCGGGCTAGCTCCTGGGCCAAGAGGTCGATCTCATCTTCCAGCCTGGGCTGGGGTGGGCCCCTCTCTAGGGAGGGGAGCCGCCGTCAGGCTGGGGA encodes the following:
- the NPDC1 gene encoding neural proliferation differentiation and control protein 1 isoform X2; this encodes MHVCGPCLQPFQEDAQGLCVPRTRRPPERGPPQPRLEDEIDLLAQELARQEARRSGTPRQRLPEPATHGPDVGLPSPPGAPAPTPRASLGSPMSSRPVQMSPLEPRGARGEGLALVLIAACSVAGAAALAVAALCWCRLQRQIRLAQKADYAAPQAPASPAPPRISPADQRLAHSAEMYHYQHQRQQMLCLERHKEPPAELDSASSDEENEDGDFTVYECPGLAPTGEMEVRNPLFDDSTLPAPPLQ